One part of the Bacteroidota bacterium genome encodes these proteins:
- a CDS encoding 3'-5' exonuclease, with amino-acid sequence MLNNIQLEDVLCLDIETAPQYPSYDEVPPEFQKLWMRKAANLKQEETADENKTYERAGIYAEFGKIICITTGFLSHKDGQRMFRLKSFYGDDEKVLLENFAELLRQISEQRKKTGRAPMILCGHNAREFDFPYMCRRMVVHGIEFPPQLDLYGKKPWEVPHLDTMELWKFGDYKNYTPLNLLAYILGIPSPKDDIDGSQVGTVYWKEKDLERIVTYCQKDVVTVMQILLRLKNEELLLQKELVIA; translated from the coding sequence ATGTTAAATAACATTCAACTGGAAGATGTTTTATGTCTCGATATTGAGACCGCTCCTCAGTACCCTTCTTATGATGAGGTGCCGCCGGAATTTCAAAAGCTATGGATGCGTAAAGCAGCGAATCTGAAACAGGAAGAAACGGCAGATGAAAACAAGACATATGAAAGGGCCGGCATCTATGCAGAGTTCGGAAAAATAATCTGCATTACCACCGGTTTTTTGTCTCATAAAGATGGGCAACGCATGTTCCGATTAAAGTCATTTTATGGCGATGATGAAAAGGTGTTATTGGAGAATTTTGCGGAGTTGTTGAGACAAATTTCCGAACAAAGGAAAAAGACCGGGCGAGCTCCGATGATTTTATGCGGGCATAATGCCAGGGAATTTGATTTCCCCTATATGTGCCGGCGAATGGTGGTACATGGAATCGAATTTCCTCCCCAACTGGATCTCTACGGGAAAAAACCCTGGGAAGTGCCGCATCTGGATACCATGGAACTCTGGAAATTTGGCGATTATAAAAACTATACTCCGTTAAATTTACTGGCCTATATATTGGGAATTCCTAGTCCGAAGGATGATATCGATGGCTCGCAGGTAGGTACGGTATATTGGAAGGAAAAGGACCTGGAACGCATTGTCACCTATTGCCAGAAGGATGTGGTGACGGTAATGCAGATATTACTTCGTTTGAAAAATGAGGAATTATTGCTTCAGAAGGAGCTCGTTATTGCTTAA
- a CDS encoding MarC family protein, whose amino-acid sequence MNLSMKEILSVTMILFAVIDIIGSLPVIIETRKRVGFIHAEKATIASLVIMVLFLFLGESILKLIGIDVSSFAIAGSLVIFFLALEMILGIRLYRDEVPETASIVPIAFPLIAGTGTMTTLISLQSQYSTQTILIGIFVNMVIVYFVLRLVEPLERLLGKAGISIIRKVFGIVLMAISIKLFRTNVGF is encoded by the coding sequence ATGAATCTGTCAATGAAAGAAATATTGTCTGTTACAATGATCCTCTTTGCGGTGATAGACATCATCGGTTCCTTACCTGTCATCATTGAAACGAGGAAAAGAGTAGGGTTCATCCATGCGGAAAAGGCCACAATTGCCTCTTTGGTCATTATGGTACTGTTTCTGTTTTTAGGGGAGAGTATTCTGAAATTAATCGGCATCGATGTATCCTCCTTCGCCATTGCGGGCTCGCTGGTTATTTTCTTCCTGGCTTTGGAGATGATTCTGGGTATCCGGCTTTACAGGGATGAAGTGCCGGAAACCGCCTCTATTGTTCCCATCGCTTTCCCGTTGATTGCTGGCACAGGTACCATGACGACACTCATCTCGTTACAATCTCAATATTCCACACAAACGATTCTTATAGGAATTTTTGTAAATATGGTCATTGTATATTTCGTATTGCGATTGGTGGAACCGTTAGAGCGATTATTGGGCAAAGCAGGTATCAGTATCATTCGAAAAGTATTTGGGATTGTACTCATGGCCATCTCCATAAAATTATTCAGAACCAATGTTGGTTTTTAA
- a CDS encoding serine hydrolase has product MRKILKLIGKIFLFALIAFNVWILVSGQTWIYKALVYNFVDIDDRAIFTQRQVPNGTPRPWPLAANYNKVKPDTATENELIRERSVAWLVIHNDSILYEAYWEGFGDSALSNSFSMSKSVIGVLTGIALKEGAIKNLDQRVNEFIPEYKDDSKGKLTLRHLITMSAALSWDEAYSSLFSVTTEAYYGKDLKGLMDGLEVVGTPGKDYYYQGGATQLLAMVIMRATGKNLSEYCSEKLWKPIGAEYPAEWTIDREGGMEKASCCIYSNARDFARIGALYLHLGNMYGNQLVDTAFVLESVMPAPLLNEGKPNLEYGYQWWISEVDGNKFFYCRGILGQYIVAVPSKNIIMVRLGHHRNQAPDKSLIDLPIYVRGAIKMADLN; this is encoded by the coding sequence ATGAGGAAAATACTCAAATTAATTGGCAAAATTTTCTTGTTTGCTCTAATTGCCTTTAATGTCTGGATATTGGTCAGCGGTCAGACATGGATCTATAAAGCACTTGTATATAATTTTGTTGACATTGACGACAGAGCGATTTTCACCCAACGCCAGGTACCAAACGGCACTCCTCGTCCATGGCCGCTTGCTGCTAATTACAATAAAGTAAAACCCGATACCGCCACTGAAAATGAATTGATACGGGAGCGCAGTGTCGCCTGGCTGGTGATTCATAACGATTCGATTTTGTACGAAGCCTATTGGGAAGGTTTTGGTGATTCAGCTTTATCGAATTCCTTTTCCATGTCGAAGAGTGTGATTGGTGTGCTTACCGGTATAGCATTGAAAGAAGGTGCGATTAAAAATCTTGATCAGCGTGTTAATGAGTTTATTCCCGAATATAAAGACGATAGTAAAGGCAAGTTAACGTTACGTCATCTCATTACCATGTCGGCAGCACTGAGCTGGGATGAAGCCTATTCCAGTTTGTTTAGCGTGACGACCGAGGCCTATTATGGCAAGGATCTGAAAGGATTGATGGATGGTCTCGAAGTAGTGGGTACTCCCGGCAAGGACTATTATTATCAGGGTGGAGCAACACAACTATTGGCGATGGTTATTATGCGTGCAACGGGAAAAAATCTGAGTGAGTATTGCTCCGAAAAACTATGGAAGCCGATAGGAGCCGAGTACCCTGCTGAGTGGACCATCGACCGTGAAGGAGGGATGGAGAAAGCGTCCTGTTGTATCTATTCCAATGCCCGCGATTTTGCGAGGATAGGTGCCCTCTATCTACATCTCGGAAATATGTACGGAAATCAATTGGTAGATACCGCCTTTGTTTTGGAAAGTGTTATGCCCGCACCTTTACTGAATGAAGGCAAACCAAATCTGGAATATGGCTATCAGTGGTGGATATCCGAAGTGGATGGGAATAAGTTCTTTTATTGCCGGGGAATTCTTGGACAGTACATTGTTGCAGTACCTTCAAAAAACATAATCATGGTACGCCTCGGTCATCACCGCAATCAGGCACCGGATAAATCCCTGATTGATCTACCCATTTATGTTCGTGGTGCAATAAAGATGGCTGATCTCAATTGA
- a CDS encoding DNRLRE domain-containing protein — protein MLLLTVQLKAQWIQVSPNATDFCTSQNVTYTNGFVDPNYTYEWYIEEFPNFDFTGEPVVTGPGFGTSFSISTGSYSSGCRIRLNQYDMNANLVGSSSMPMLSSVGNALIPVFSSYTGCGDLQVPSIFEPFSFSPQRWAMWYKNGIATGVQSYILPGPLTDSAVYEFKTKLICGDTLTTGPIPITRPSKPTVSVQGSTTICQGDTLIITAASGITIHNWTKDNVVIPGSSGLTSIKATQAGSYRVQGRYSSGGGTYCYLFSDPIVISVNPGAFITSPIYQVCNGDSVLLTCTPANSYVWKKNGNVIAGANSQTLWVKTSGQYRVLTTGLVCNTSLIKDITFFNNPTITVSPNGSVSLCSGAAATLIASGSNISSYQWYKNGTALAGGVLSTLTPTSSGKYKCTVTNVIGCAKSSSNVTFTAQTSSSTLPVKTLTLKPSSDGRDAYITTAFGSFGTNFGYTPSIEVSNWYKYFRTAERGFLDFDLSSIPANSPIISATLKLWVDTIDTKILGYPPNSLYFKRCIQPWQENTVTWNHQILANDYQASAIPCSTIQSKAYLSVNVANQLKHWSYVPGERFGFMMQFKEENHALSWASIASSDNPTASHHPKLTVKYYYANIIPNGPMNLCTGGNVTFTTNVGPYTYKWYKNGVAIAGANSNAYTATSAGTYFVMLTDAAGCAVSSIVRTVTMNAAPVVNLTPSGVINYCSGDTVVLSADSLPGYTFQWKKNNVNIAGATLRTYKVTQSGTFSVKVTSSCGPFSVDSVVCNKKFNPAATITANGPVTFCQGQTVTLTANTFNGVTYQWQKNGLNINYTTPSLTVGAAGSWAVLESANGCTRLSNTIVTTINCREGLEEARAIDVQVFPVPVTTESVIRLDGIDNFEEIMFDLYDISGKKWSSIPCTGEVTILNDQSISNGIYLLRTMKGKEQLSVTKVVFAR, from the coding sequence ATGTTATTGCTAACCGTTCAATTGAAGGCACAGTGGATTCAGGTCTCTCCCAACGCGACGGATTTCTGTACCTCACAAAATGTGACGTATACCAATGGGTTTGTTGACCCCAATTATACCTATGAGTGGTACATTGAAGAGTTCCCTAACTTCGACTTTACAGGTGAACCGGTTGTTACTGGGCCGGGCTTCGGAACATCTTTTAGTATAAGTACCGGAAGTTACAGTTCAGGATGCAGGATTCGATTGAATCAATATGATATGAACGCTAATTTGGTTGGGTCATCTTCTATGCCAATGTTATCCAGCGTGGGCAATGCACTAATTCCGGTATTTAGCAGTTATACAGGTTGTGGGGATTTGCAGGTGCCATCCATCTTCGAACCCTTTTCATTCAGTCCGCAAAGATGGGCGATGTGGTATAAGAACGGCATAGCAACCGGTGTTCAAAGTTACATTTTGCCTGGACCATTGACTGATTCCGCAGTATATGAATTTAAAACGAAGTTGATTTGTGGCGATACGTTAACTACGGGACCTATCCCCATTACGCGACCGTCCAAACCTACTGTTTCCGTACAAGGTTCCACTACCATTTGTCAAGGCGATACGTTGATAATTACAGCAGCAAGCGGGATTACAATTCATAACTGGACAAAGGATAATGTAGTGATTCCGGGTTCTTCCGGATTAACAAGTATTAAAGCGACTCAGGCGGGCAGTTATAGGGTTCAGGGCCGATATTCCAGCGGAGGAGGAACTTATTGTTATTTATTTTCTGATCCTATTGTCATTTCTGTCAACCCGGGGGCATTCATTACTTCACCCATCTATCAGGTGTGTAATGGCGACTCCGTTTTATTGACGTGTACTCCGGCTAACAGTTATGTCTGGAAGAAAAATGGAAATGTGATTGCAGGTGCGAATAGTCAGACATTATGGGTAAAGACCTCCGGTCAGTACAGGGTTCTCACAACAGGACTCGTATGTAATACCAGTCTGATAAAGGATATTACATTTTTTAATAACCCTACTATCACGGTTTCTCCCAATGGAAGTGTTTCACTTTGTTCCGGTGCTGCTGCCACCCTCATTGCATCCGGCTCGAATATTTCCTCTTATCAATGGTATAAAAACGGAACTGCGCTTGCAGGCGGCGTGTTATCAACGTTGACGCCAACAAGCAGTGGTAAGTATAAATGTACAGTTACTAATGTAATCGGTTGTGCAAAATCCTCCTCTAATGTCACTTTTACTGCTCAAACTTCTTCGTCCACCTTACCTGTAAAAACCCTCACACTTAAGCCGTCTTCCGATGGAAGAGACGCTTATATTACTACGGCCTTTGGTTCTTTTGGTACTAATTTCGGATATACCCCATCTATCGAAGTGTCCAATTGGTATAAATACTTCCGGACTGCAGAAAGAGGGTTTCTTGATTTTGATCTTTCTTCAATACCTGCGAATAGTCCGATTATAAGTGCTACATTAAAATTATGGGTAGACACCATTGATACCAAGATATTGGGTTATCCACCGAATTCACTGTACTTTAAAAGATGCATTCAACCCTGGCAGGAAAATACAGTCACCTGGAATCATCAAATTCTTGCAAATGACTATCAGGCTTCAGCAATACCTTGTTCTACGATTCAATCTAAAGCTTATTTAAGTGTAAATGTGGCCAATCAATTGAAGCACTGGTCATATGTTCCCGGTGAGCGATTTGGTTTTATGATGCAGTTTAAAGAAGAAAATCATGCCTTGAGTTGGGCCAGCATCGCTTCTTCTGACAACCCTACCGCTTCACATCATCCTAAATTGACCGTCAAATATTATTATGCCAACATTATTCCAAACGGTCCTATGAATCTCTGTACCGGTGGAAATGTGACCTTTACTACTAACGTTGGTCCCTATACGTATAAATGGTATAAGAATGGTGTTGCGATTGCCGGCGCTAATTCAAATGCCTATACCGCAACTTCTGCGGGTACTTATTTTGTAATGTTGACCGATGCTGCAGGATGTGCAGTGAGCTCTATAGTCAGAACAGTGACGATGAATGCTGCTCCCGTTGTGAATCTGACTCCGTCGGGAGTAATCAATTATTGCTCAGGCGATACGGTTGTGCTCTCCGCTGATAGTTTGCCGGGATATACATTTCAATGGAAGAAAAATAATGTGAACATTGCAGGAGCTACTTTGAGAACATATAAGGTGACCCAATCCGGTACTTTTTCTGTCAAGGTGACCTCTTCCTGTGGACCTTTCTCTGTTGATTCTGTTGTATGCAATAAGAAGTTTAATCCCGCTGCTACAATTACTGCTAATGGTCCGGTTACTTTTTGTCAGGGTCAAACAGTTACTTTAACTGCGAACACCTTCAATGGCGTTACCTATCAATGGCAGAAAAACGGCCTGAACATTAATTATACCACCCCATCATTGACAGTTGGAGCTGCAGGTTCATGGGCTGTACTGGAATCTGCGAACGGGTGTACCAGACTTTCTAATACGATTGTTACGACCATTAATTGCAGAGAAGGATTGGAGGAGGCGCGCGCGATTGATGTGCAGGTTTTTCCTGTTCCTGTAACGACGGAGTCTGTGATAAGACTAGATGGGATAGATAATTTTGAAGAGATAATGTTCGATTTGTACGATATCAGTGGTAAGAAGTGGAGCAGTATTCCCTGTACAGGAGAAGTAACCATTCTGAATGATCAAAGCATCAGCAATGGTATTTATCTGCTGCGTACCATGAAAGGAAAGGAACAATTGTCAGTTACGAAGGTTGTATTTGCGAGATAA
- a CDS encoding T9SS type A sorting domain-containing protein, with protein sequence MKKFMFLLLLSLAGMSASAQYGHRTYYIDSLTNEWFNDGLITDQFLAGGLPVYVACGKAKSIVAGATERSRFMRARFSGTTQQNRLYYIFKNGAELPSRLNSICESGNSFVMSGSANSSNASTPGGGDIMVMKTSASGIPSSLWKVDLNNGFDEALCTRRSKYKASNYFTCGYSSTPNVSSAFLMKHNSTMSTISWVRKFNIPCGSLTVGNAEATSVIDDGTTGSVVVIGNIKTNVVPVNCQSAFIAKFNAGGVLQWFRTIGAANTTAVSLQSIRETDVNGEYVITGSVGLSGSGDRVLLMRVNTNGAVSVIVFARGLLSAGPSPNFPVSAQNGYDVVTRKDSNVVEYYVAGSTGYTFGQTDGMLLKTNGAGIPLALRLYMGNGSEALYAIDQTNQYGTPGDGIAAFGRYDRTFASGIAPANRSWLAKSYFNLVTGCNEIPDNPTSVTLNISFTTFTPSFTTTFTKDSLQWQYGNALSNVVCWATSVAGGSNLRRGAEENAGVSSDDLSVSVYPNPVAGNSLQLHLVSTMEDLVTVRIIDAMGRLMDEHSLLVQEGDNEAGIDITEMRSGVCIVQVITSTGKSKNIRVVKQ encoded by the coding sequence ATGAAAAAATTTATGTTTCTACTGCTGCTATCGTTAGCAGGAATGTCTGCGTCGGCTCAGTACGGTCATCGTACCTATTACATCGACTCCCTTACCAACGAGTGGTTCAATGACGGTTTGATCACTGATCAGTTTCTCGCCGGCGGGTTGCCCGTTTATGTTGCTTGTGGTAAGGCGAAATCTATTGTAGCAGGTGCCACCGAAAGATCGCGCTTTATGCGTGCACGGTTTTCCGGTACTACACAGCAAAACAGGTTGTATTATATATTTAAAAATGGAGCGGAATTGCCCTCCAGGTTAAACAGTATTTGTGAATCAGGGAATTCTTTTGTGATGTCAGGATCCGCTAATTCCAGCAATGCCTCAACCCCGGGAGGTGGAGATATTATGGTCATGAAAACAAGTGCATCAGGTATTCCAAGTAGTTTGTGGAAAGTAGATCTCAATAATGGTTTTGATGAAGCGCTCTGTACACGTCGCTCGAAGTATAAGGCCAGCAATTATTTTACCTGCGGCTATAGTTCAACACCCAATGTTTCCAGTGCCTTTCTGATGAAACACAATAGTACCATGAGCACTATTTCATGGGTCAGGAAGTTCAATATTCCTTGCGGATCCTTAACAGTGGGGAATGCGGAAGCGACTTCGGTAATCGATGATGGAACTACCGGAAGTGTCGTCGTTATAGGGAATATTAAAACAAATGTGGTTCCCGTGAATTGTCAATCTGCTTTTATTGCGAAGTTCAATGCCGGTGGTGTGTTGCAATGGTTCAGGACAATCGGAGCCGCCAATACCACTGCAGTGAGCTTACAGAGTATTCGGGAAACAGATGTAAATGGAGAATATGTCATTACGGGTAGTGTAGGGCTTTCCGGATCGGGAGACAGGGTATTGCTCATGCGCGTCAATACCAATGGAGCAGTATCGGTGATTGTTTTTGCACGTGGTCTGCTCTCCGCGGGTCCTTCACCTAATTTCCCGGTTTCGGCACAGAATGGATATGATGTGGTGACAAGAAAAGATTCTAATGTAGTAGAATATTACGTAGCGGGTTCCACAGGGTATACTTTCGGGCAAACGGATGGTATGTTGTTAAAGACGAATGGAGCCGGTATACCGCTTGCACTCCGTTTGTACATGGGCAATGGAAGTGAAGCACTGTATGCTATAGATCAAACTAATCAGTACGGTACTCCCGGAGACGGTATTGCAGCATTTGGACGTTATGACAGAACTTTTGCTTCCGGAATTGCTCCTGCAAACAGAAGCTGGTTGGCGAAAAGCTATTTTAATCTGGTGACCGGTTGTAACGAAATTCCTGATAATCCAACTTCTGTAACACTGAACATCAGTTTCACGACGTTTACTCCTTCCTTTACTACCACGTTTACTAAGGATAGCCTGCAATGGCAATATGGAAATGCTCTTTCGAATGTCGTTTGCTGGGCGACAAGTGTGGCTGGGGGTTCTAATTTGAGAAGGGGTGCTGAGGAGAATGCAGGGGTTTCTTCAGATGATCTTTCCGTGTCGGTCTATCCGAATCCGGTTGCAGGAAATTCCCTGCAATTGCACCTTGTTTCTACTATGGAAGATCTGGTTACGGTGCGAATCATAGATGCAATGGGAAGGTTGATGGATGAGCATAGTTTACTGGTTCAGGAGGGCGATAACGAAGCCGGGATTGACATCACTGAGATGCGGAGTGGTGTTTGCATCGTTCAGGTCATTACTTCGACCGGAAAGTCGAAAAATATCCGTGTGGTGAAGCAATAA
- a CDS encoding T9SS type A sorting domain-containing protein, producing MMKWVRTFNLKCLNGQNGNAEATAVIDDSASNTVVIVGNVKPVTGGATCQRAFIAKFNASGTPIWVHFVSSANATDLDFQSIKETGVAQQYVITGSLGLPGLNRRVLLYVVNTSGAAPVTVLARGLFSTGPTPNYPVANQYGYDVVTRNEPTKKEYFICGANQYTTGQTDGIIFRTDINGTPLGQKIYNGVGKEQFNAIDFVSNAGAAGNGIAAFGNNVRILGPGIPTRSLAWLMKTYFNLVSGCNEVSDNPQSLTLSLQYTSQAITTVKTFTKDSLTSQNSTVLDNKICWATTIASGSNTRVEGSAETDEAGSSVDLSFYPNPVAADQATLVVNSMVEGNVSIKLFDATGKLSDEFTYYVTEGKNEIQMDVADLISGIFLLQVSDGKGETKTIRLMKL from the coding sequence ATGATGAAGTGGGTACGTACTTTTAACCTGAAATGTTTGAATGGACAAAACGGTAATGCAGAAGCCACTGCAGTGATTGATGATTCCGCCAGCAATACTGTAGTGATTGTCGGGAATGTTAAACCTGTAACAGGGGGTGCCACTTGTCAGAGAGCATTTATTGCCAAATTTAATGCTTCAGGTACACCGATATGGGTGCATTTTGTTAGTTCAGCCAATGCAACTGATCTTGATTTCCAGTCTATAAAAGAAACAGGTGTTGCTCAGCAGTATGTAATTACCGGTAGCCTCGGACTTCCCGGCCTGAACAGAAGAGTGCTATTGTACGTTGTGAATACTTCCGGTGCTGCTCCGGTCACTGTGTTGGCAAGAGGATTGTTTTCAACCGGACCTACGCCAAATTATCCTGTCGCGAATCAATATGGCTATGATGTGGTGACTCGAAATGAGCCGACTAAGAAAGAGTATTTTATCTGTGGCGCAAATCAATATACAACCGGACAAACCGATGGTATAATTTTTAGGACTGACATTAACGGTACACCACTTGGTCAAAAGATATATAATGGTGTAGGTAAGGAGCAATTTAATGCGATTGATTTTGTAAGCAACGCGGGTGCAGCAGGAAATGGTATTGCTGCATTTGGAAACAATGTGAGGATATTAGGTCCGGGGATTCCTACAAGGAGTCTGGCCTGGTTGATGAAGACTTATTTTAACCTTGTCTCGGGATGCAACGAGGTGTCGGATAATCCGCAATCCTTAACCTTAAGTTTACAGTATACTTCACAAGCAATAACGACTGTAAAAACCTTTACAAAGGATAGCCTTACCAGTCAGAATTCAACAGTCTTGGATAATAAAATTTGCTGGGCAACTACTATTGCAAGCGGATCAAATACGCGTGTAGAAGGATCAGCGGAAACTGATGAAGCGGGTAGTTCAGTAGACTTGAGTTTTTATCCTAATCCGGTGGCTGCTGATCAGGCTACGTTGGTTGTTAATTCCATGGTGGAGGGAAATGTTTCGATTAAACTTTTTGATGCTACCGGAAAATTGAGCGATGAATTTACATACTACGTAACTGAAGGTAAAAATGAAATTCAAATGGATGTGGCTGATTTGATTTCCGGAATATTTCTGCTTCAGGTTTCTGATGGAAAAGGAGAAACTAAAACTATTCGATTGATGAAATTGTAA
- a CDS encoding SRPBCC family protein has product MTYSNEIEINLPREKVILLFDNPENLKKWMPGLISFEPVSGIPGQPGAVAKLKFQMGKRMMEMTETVTVRQLPDEFSGTYEMKNVYNEVKNKFIPLGPDKTKYLTESTFHFKGVMRVFGFLMKGAFIKTSQGYLERFKKFAEEEG; this is encoded by the coding sequence ATGACCTATTCCAATGAAATTGAAATCAATTTACCAAGGGAAAAAGTAATTCTCCTTTTTGACAATCCGGAGAATCTGAAGAAATGGATGCCCGGACTGATCAGTTTTGAACCGGTGAGTGGTATTCCGGGTCAGCCGGGCGCCGTGGCAAAACTCAAATTCCAAATGGGAAAAAGAATGATGGAAATGACGGAGACGGTAACTGTTCGCCAACTTCCCGATGAATTTTCCGGCACCTACGAAATGAAAAATGTTTACAATGAAGTAAAAAATAAATTTATCCCACTGGGTCCTGACAAGACGAAATACTTGACCGAAAGCACTTTTCATTTTAAAGGTGTCATGCGTGTCTTCGGTTTTCTCATGAAGGGAGCATTCATAAAAACCTCGCAAGGGTATCTGGAACGGTTTAAGAAATTTGCAGAGGAGGAAGGATAA
- a CDS encoding diacylglycerol kinase family protein yields the protein MTRLIHSFRFALKGIRIYLLSEGNVPLHILATVMVIFAGWWLDVSFIQWCLLVLAMTMVHVAEAFNTAIEKLVDFISPDHHQLAEKIKDLSAGAVLLTAIGAAIIGCIIFGKALFAYF from the coding sequence ATGACCAGACTAATTCATAGTTTCAGGTTTGCGCTGAAAGGGATTCGGATTTATTTGCTTTCCGAAGGCAATGTACCTCTTCACATTTTGGCTACCGTAATGGTCATCTTTGCAGGATGGTGGCTGGATGTATCCTTCATCCAATGGTGTTTACTTGTTCTGGCCATGACTATGGTGCATGTTGCAGAAGCCTTCAATACTGCCATAGAAAAATTGGTAGACTTTATTTCACCGGATCACCACCAGCTTGCAGAAAAGATCAAAGACCTCTCTGCAGGAGCTGTTTTATTAACGGCCATAGGTGCCGCCATTATTGGATGCATTATTTTCGGAAAAGCGCTGTTTGCTTATTTTTAA